TCAAGCGCAAGTAACCAATCTGCTCAAGCAGCACGTCGGATCCGCTGAAAAAATCGAATCTGTGCTGAAATACGACGGAAACCCGTTCTTGCCGAAGGAAATCTATAGCGAAGTTAAGGGGCTGATTAAGCATGGCGACTTTGAAAGAGTTTCGCAATAACGTTAAGCCGAACTGGTGCCCGGGCTGTGGAGACTTCTCCGTGCAGGCATCGATTCAACGCGCGGCGGCAAACGTAGGCCTGGAGCCTGAACAATTGGCAGTCGTTTCCGGTATCGGATGCTCCGGACGTATTTCCGGCTACATCAACTGCTACGGCTTCCACGGTGTGCACGGACGCGCTCTTCCTATCGCGCAAGGTCTGAAAATGGCCAATCGCGAGTTGACCGTAATCGCAGCGGGCGGCGACGGTGACGGCTTCGCGATCGGGATGGGCCATACGGTTCACGCGATCCGTCGCAACATGAACATTACCTACATTGTCATGGATAACCAAATCTACGGTCTGACAAAAGGTCAAACCTCCCCGCGTTCCGCGACTGGTTTTGTGACCAAGTCTACGCCGGCTGGCTCGATTGAGTCTGCGATTTCCCCAGTGGAATTGGCTCTCTCTGTTGGCGCCACCTTCGTAGCGCAATCCTTCTCCAGCGACCTGAAAGGATTGACAGAACTGATTGAAATGGGTATCAAGCATGAGGGCTTCTCGCTGATCAACGTATTCAGCCCTTGTGTCACCTATAACAAAGTAAACACCTACGACTGGTTCAAAGAGAACATCGTACCGGTAGACACCATTGAAGGGTATGACCCTCATGACCGCATCAAAGCCATGGCAGCTTCCATGCAGCACAAAGGCCTGTTGACAGGTCTCATCTACCAAAACAAAGAACAAAAATCGTACGAACAATTGGTAACAGGCTTCAAAGAAGAGGCGCTGGCTACCCAAGACATTCGTCTGAGCGAAGAAGACTTTGCCAAATTGGTGGCTGAGTTCGCGTAAGCGCTCTGGATATGCGTACGACGTCAAAAAACCTCTCCCTGGGTGGAGAGGTTTTTTTATGCGTGCGCCCGGCATGGGCGGTAGCTATAGGGTGAAAGTCCTGAACGGGGGTTGGCTGTACCAACCGTTAGCTCAAGGCAAGGGTGTCCGCCGTGAGGCGGAATCTGAAGGAAGCCGGCGGCAAAGTCCCGACCTGAGGTACACAAACCCGATTCGAGGCTGCTGTACTCGGGTGAGCCTGCGCAACAAGGTAAAGCCCTATACAGCCAAGGGGTATAGCAGTATATCGGGCAGGTACATGGGATGAAAGTTACCGCTCTTACCCGGGGAGGTCTGCATGGAATGCCTACTGCTGTTGGCAACCGCCTCCGTGAGGAGGCGCTGAACATGCAGAAGTCAGCAGAGGCCATAGTACCCAATCGGGGACACCCGGTGGGGAAGGGCTGAACATCAAGTCAACACATGTTCCCAACTCCTTTCGATACGATGCAGCGAAGCAGAAATCCAGTTTGGAACTTCCTCTGGATAGCAGGGGTGAAGCCCCGAGGGTACAGAGAAGGGCTGAGCATTGTACGGCAAGACTGGTGACATGTGTGCGGAGAGAGGAGTATCGTTATGGATCTGCTGGAGAAGGTTCTGTCACGGGAGAACCTCACGGCTGCCCTCAAACGGGTCGAAGGCAACAAGGGCGCTCCGGGAATCGACGGTGTTACAACCGAACAACTGCGCGACTACCTTCGCGAGCACTGGGCGACCATTCGGTCGCAGATCGAGGCGGGAACTTATAGACCATCTCCTGTCCGCAGGGTCGAAATCCCGAAACCTGACGGAGGAGTGCGGCTACTAGGTATCCCTACTGTGGTGGATCGCCTGATCCAGCAGGCTATCCTGCAAGTATTGACTCCCGTCTTTGACTCGGATTTCTCCAACTCCAGTTTCGGTTTTCGCCCAGGACGTCGTGCCCACGACGCCGTGCGAAAGGCGAAGCAGTTCATTGAGGAAGGATACCGGTACGTGGTCGACATCGACTTGGAGAAGTTCTTTGATCGAGTGAACCACGACATCTTGATGAGTCGTGTAGCACGGAAGGTGAAGGACAAGCGTCTCCTGAAACTGATCCGTGCTTACCTGCAATCCGGGGTGATGGTCAACGGGGTGTGCGTCACAACGGAGGAGGGCACACCGCAAGGTGGCCCTTTAAGTCCGCTCTTGGCCAATATTCTACTGGATGACTTGGATAAGGAGTTGGAAAAGAGGGGGCACCGTTTCTGCCGTTATGCGGACGATTGCAATATCTATGTACGCACGAAACGCGCGGGGCAACGGGTAAAGGAGAGTGTGGAGCGATACCTGACCAGGGTACTTAAACTCAAGGTAAATCAACAGAAAAGTGCGGTGGATCAGCCGTACAAGCGAAAGTTTCTTGGATTTAGTTTTGTTCCAGGAAAAGAGGCGCGAATACGGCTACATCCCAAATCGATTACCCGGTTGAAAGAACGGATTCGTCAACTGACTAACCCTCATTGGAGCATTTCCATGCAGGAGAGAATCCGGAAACTCAACCAATACCTTATGGGATGGATTGGGTATTTTGCGTTGGCCGAGGCGAAAAAGCACCTGTTGCGAATAGAGGAATGGATTCGCCGAAGGCTCCGGCTCTGTCTGTGGACGCAATGGAAACGAGTTCGAACGCGATATCGCGAACTTCGTTCGCTAGGTCTCTCCCATAATAAAGCACTGGAAATTGCAAACACCCGCAAGGGGGCATGGCGGACAACGAAAACTCCGCATATGCACAAAGCCCTTGGCGTCGCCTACTGGCAACAACAAGGGCTGTTGAGTTTGGTACAGCGATATTTCAAACTTCGTCAAGCTTGATGAACCGCCGTATACCGGACGGTACGTACGGTGGTGTGAGAGGACGGGGGTTAGTCACCCCCTCCTACTCGATAGAGAGGCCTACGCCGGTTTGCGGCGCAACTGCTGGATGGCCAGCATGAGCAAAAAGAGCATGACCAGCTGTCCGAACAACGGATAGAGCAGACGAAGCAGGGGACCAAAGCCGACGAAGCTGATCGCGTAGCCGATGCACAAGATTCCCGCCACGATGGTCTCTCGTTTGAGTCCCGTCGCTTTTTTTACCTGTTCAGATAGCCCGAACACATTGGCAACGAGCGTGGAGAAGATTTCGGAATAGACCAGTACGGCGTAAATCAAAGGAATGCCAGCCCCCAGCCCCTGAAGAAGGGCAATCATGGGCATTTCCGCCTGTCCGACGGAAGGCATGCGCACCAGCATCGCGGAGTAGGAGAGAAGCAGCAGAAGACCCACGCCCACTCCGCCGAGGATTCCGCCCCATACGAGCGGTTTTTCGCTGTCGCTGTGGCGGCCGATCGGCACCAGCACCGCTTGTGTTAGCGCCACGTTTAAGGCAACATAATAGAGGGGAGAGCTGAGCCAGGCGAACGGCTTGTTGATTTCGACGAGAGGTCCCGTTTCCAGCCAGGGCTTGGCGATCAGAAAAACCAGAGCGGTAAAGCCGATCAGCAGCGGGACGAACAAGCTGTTGACGGAGTGGATGGCGCGGAGTCCCTTTTGGGCGACAAAAAAGATCAACAGCATGCTCGCCAAGATGCCGATTTGGGGGGAAAGCCCGAAGGACTCCCAGAAGACCGCCCCGGTAGCGGCGAGCATGACAGAGGTTGTACCAAACAAGACCAGAAGAAGAATCACATGAAAGACGGTGCCGATCGGGCGACCAAACAGATAGGTGCTGAGATCCTGATAGGAATCAGCCTGGATGCGGTAAGAGAGCACCATGACCCGGACGCCCCCCCAACAGAAGAGGACGGTGGCCAAAAGGATGCCGACCAGTCCCTGTGAGCCGTATTGTACGAAGAACTCAACAATCTCTTTTCCGGAAGCAAAACCTGCTCCCACAACCGTACCGATATAGGTAAAGGCAATTTGCAGTGCGGCTTTCCAAGAATGTTGCATGTCAGACCTCCTGTCCCACTTACTCCATCTTATGAGAGGAAGAGATGTGATTATGCACCTTACTGTATTAGGCTTCCAATCGCCCTATCCGGGTCCGCTGGGGGCTACCCCCGGCTATCTGCTTCAGACAGAGGGCACGAACCTGTTGCTCGATTGCGGGAGCGGTGTGCTCTCGCAGCTTGCCCGGCATCTGCCTGTCTACGAGCTGGATGCATTACTGCTCTCCCACTATCATCACGACCATATCGCGGATGTAGGCGTCCTGCAGTACGGGCTGATGGTGCACCAGATATTCGGCCAGCGGGCAAAGGACCGGCCGCTGCCCATCTATGCGCCGGCGGAACCGGCAGGGAAAACTGAGAGTCTCGTCTACCGGGAAGCGACCCGATTCTATCCTGTAGAGGAGGAGAGCCGACTGACGATCGGCGATGTTCAGATCTCTTTTCTCCGGACGGACCATGGCGACGGAGATCCCTGCTATGCGATGAGGCTGGACGCGGCGGGAAAATCGATTGTGTACGGAGCGGACAGCGGCCCAGGGACAGACTGGAGCCGCTTTGCAAGTGAGGTAGATTTGTTTATTTGCGAGGCCACCTATCTGGAGAGAACCAAGCCGGCACAGCCGAACGGGCATCTCAGCGTCAAACAGGCTGCAGCGACAGCGGAGAAGCTCGGCTGCCGGTCGCTTTTGCTGACGCATCTGTTCCACGAGTACCGGGAGGAAGAGGTGCGAGCCGAGGCAGGGGAGTACCGGCACGGCATTTGCCATGTGGCCAAGATCGGTTTGCAGATAGAGGTATAGGAAGAAGCGAGAGGAGAGAAGGAAGTTGTTCCCCAATGTACTAGAAGTAGCAAGGACGCTGATACGCGAGCGGGTATCGCCGGGAGAGACGGTGATTGACGCGACGATGGGCAATGGCAACGACACGATGTTTTTGGCCGGGCTGGTGGGCGGAGAAGGCAAGGTGATCGCCTACGACATCCAGCCGCAAGCGATCGAGAAAACGCGGGAACGCCTGGAGCGGGAAGGATTGCTGGACAGGGTGGAGATGCGGCTGGCCAGCCATGAAGAGATGGAACAGGTATCCGGCTCTGTCGGAGCGATTATGTTTAATCTGGGCTATCTGCCGGGAGGCAATAAAGAAATCACGACGCAAGCGGCCAGTACCGTGCGGGCGATCGAAGCGGGTCTCGCTCTCCTGAAGCCGGGCGGAATCATGACGGTGATGATTTACTGGGGGCATCCTGCCGGTCAGAGGGAAAAGGAAGCCGTCGTCTCTTTTTGCTCGCAGCTGAGCCAAATGGAGTATCTCGTGCTCCACTACCAGTATCTCAACCAGCAGAACCAGGCGCCGTTTTTGCTGGGAATTGAGCGGAGAAGCGGATAAGGGAAAAGAAGCGGCGATTTTCTTTTCCCGGGCAAGCGCATGATCCGACAACCGCGGAAAAAATGTTTACAGATGTCTAATCAAAGCGGTTTGTGTCAGGAGGAAAAATAGGCACGCTCTTCACGGCTGTGATACATACCCTAGGAAGAGGAATGGAGCAAGGGGGTAACACTCCGTGGACAGAGTCGGAATCATGCTGGATTGGAACATCATGCAAAAAGGCATGAACGGAAAAAAATCATATGAACGCTTGCCTTACTACGTCGCGATTGGCAAAGAGCTTGGGCTTCGGCCCGTCTTTTTTCATCCCCGACATGTCCGGTCAAACGGGAAGGTGAAGGGCTATGTTTGGAACGGGAGCCAACTCGTCCCCCAACTGCAGCCGATCCCGCGGGTGATTCACAATCGCGTCTTGACCGGGGACCCGAAATCCCGCAGGGTGATCCAGCAATTGAGCAGAAATCAGCTAGTTTTTAACGGGCTGGTCGTCCGAAACAAATGGAAAGTGCATCAGCTGCTATGGAAAAATCCCAAAGTGCGCGCCTATTTGCCGCATACCGTGACGTACGCCAAGCACCAGCTTCGCCAGTTTCTGGATCGCTACCGGATCGTCTACGTCAAGCCGGCGATCGGCTCGGTCGGGATCGGCGTGGTGCGGATTGAGCGGGATGGCAGCCACTACCGCTTTATCTCGTCCAAGCAGCGGAGCGTATTTTCCCGTTCCCAATTAGAGACGGAATTGTCCAAATGGATCGGGAAAAAGCGGTTTTTGATACAGCAAGGAATCCCGCTCGCCCGCTATGCAGGCAATACCTTTGATATCCGTGTCTCCGTACAGAAGAACCGGGAACGACAGTGGACGGTCAGCGGCATGGTAGCAAAGGTGGCCAATCAGAAAAACAAGCTGAGCAATCTGTCCCGCGGCGGTCATGCGCTTCCGCTTCGTACAGTTTTGCAGGAGATGTTTACGCAGGAGGAGCAGGACGAGATCTGGGGAAAAATCAGCACCGCGGCCATCGAACTGGCCCGGCAGTACGAACGGCATTACCCGTCGCTGGCCGATCTCGGCATGGATATGGGAATCGATGACAAGGGCAATCCCTATCTGATTGAGATCAATGTGCGCGACCAGCGCTACTCGTTTTTCAAGGCGGGGGAAATCGAGATGTTCAAGCAGACCTATCGCCGCCCGCTGGAGTACGCATGGACGCTGCTCAGAGAGGGATTTTCCCATGGCAAAAACCAAGTGCGCCTGCATACGCAGACGATGGCCCCGTCGGTGATGGACTCCTGAAACGGCGGAATGAGCCACAGGTGAACTCCCTGGGAAGCCGGAAGAAACAAAGCCGGCAGGCGAACCATCCAGACGGAATCCGGGACGCCCGCGGGACACTGATGCGCGTCCGCATAGAAAAAGCAGACCTTTCGCTGTTCGCAAGGTCTGCTTTTTCTACTTGATGAGGCGGGCCCTTGGCCCGTTTTTACGTAGCGTCCGATGAGGAGGTTTGCCCTTCCACCGCGGGAAAAGGAAGCTGGCGAAAATGTCGATACACCAGCGCCAGTATGGATTTTCGCGTTAAAATGCCTTGAAAAACGCCGTCGTCATCCTCAATACAGATAAACGGATGGTTGATGGACAGTTCCAACGCTTTCATGAATTCCTCCGAATATTTCATGCGGGCGATTTTGGTTGTCATCACTTCATCCACCGTATAATCAGCCATTTTTTCGTATTCAATTCGTTCCAAGCCCAGGATTTTGTTCATAATCAGGGTCGTACTGACCTGACCATGAAGCCGGTAGGAATGATCCAGTACCGGGATCGCCGAGTAGCCCGATTTGATCAGCACGAGCAGCGCATGCTCCAGAGAATTCCCGAGCTGCACGTGCGCCACCTTCGTCGAGGCAATCACCAGGTCTTTCATTTTTGTATAGAGCATGGGTACATCCAGATTCAAAACAGCATCCACCACCTTTCTTCTCTTTGGCAGAAAAAACGCCTTCTGTGGTTCTCTTCTATGATACCGCATGGCGCTGAGGAAGGGTAGGGCTCTCGATAAAAACAAAGAAGCCCGGCAGGAGCGCCGGGCAAAAATCGAGGTGTGGAACAAAAGTTCCTTGTCTGTAGTATGCACGAATGCGGAAGCCAAAACATTAGGTTTTTGAAGGAAAGAGCCGCGGCAGATTTGCCCTCAAGCGAGCTGCTGAGTCACGGCAGAGCGAACGGCCGAACATATTGCCTCATGAATTGCCGAAAAACTGCCAATCGAACTACCATGTAAATTGTCGTGCGCAAAACGGGCCTGCCTGCTCAGGCACCATGTGTTTTCATATAGACAGGGCGGCGATTTTTTTTACGTCTGCTCCGTTTCCAGGTGGAGAGCTGTGTCTGCTGATACAGGAAAATACAGAGAGGCGGTGTGATCAAAAACATAACCGCCATCAGAACCGGAACCGGCCAATTCAGCCTGAAGATAACATAGCTTTCGAGCAAAAACAGGATTAGCGGATGAACCAGATAAATCGCCATATTTTGTTTGGCCACCTGTGACAGAAAGCCGCCCAGTGCCGGCAGTTTGCTCAGATAACGGGAGAACGGGTAAAAGGCGATCAGGAAACTGGTCGTATACACCAGATAGACCGGGGCGAAAATGTGCAAGCTCTCCTCGTAGCTGGCGTACCCGTACAGATAGCGGGCTGACAACCAACAGGCGATCCCGACAGCGATGATCCAGGCGGGGATCCGCAAGCGCTCCGTCCACTGCCGCCATTTGTCGACGTGAAGGCCGGCATAAGCTCCCAAGGCAAAGGTGAACAGATACATATACACAAAGGTTTGACTATTTACATAGCCGTATTGGATCACAGATAGCAGCGGGTGAGCCGACCAGTCGATTGACCGCTGCGGATCCGTAAAGAGATAGTCAAATAGCAGATAGATACCGTTTTGGATGAGAAACAGGCAGGCGACCATCCAAAAACGGAGGTATTTTTCCACCCAGTCCTTGCAGAGAAAAAAGAGAAGATTCAACTGCAGGTACAGCGGAATGTAATACAAGTGGTAAAAGGCGCTTCCGGTCAGGAGGCTGTGAAAAAAGGGGCCAGCCAGTTCCGCCGGGTCCAAGGTCTGCAGCTTGAAAGCGGTATAGATCGCTGTCCAAATCATATAAGGAATCACGATCACCCGCCAGCGCTTTAGCCAAAAGGCGCGCCAGTCCATTTGCCGATGCCGGTACCAATAAAACAGAAGCATGCCGGTGGCGAAGATGAACAGCGAGCGTCCAAACCTGAGCAATATCAACAGGATAGCCTCGATGTCCGTATTCCACGGATACTCCTCTTGTGTCTGAAGAAAGAAGCCCAGGATATGAATCACCAAGACGGTGGCGGCCCCAAAGACAAAGAGGGCATTCAAATCCTGAAACGTTCCTTTTCGGTCACTACGCATAACTCCTCCTCAATATCTGTCCGCGCTGCGGGACGGGCCAGCGCTGTTTCTGGTTGAGCGAAGGAATGGGAAAGCTCCTGCTAGAGGGGCAGCCTCCAGTCGGGGTCTCCCAGTTCTTTAGCCGTATAGGCAAATAAGCCGAGCCTTTCTGCCAGATGCCGGCGGCTGTCCTCCAAGGTGCGCTCATTGACAGCGAAAGGGACGGATTGGATTGGCCATTCCGATTGGATCGCGCGTTGCAGGCGCTCTTTGACGTCTGCGACGGTGATGTTAGCTCCTGTCAAGGAAGCGATGCTGCCTACTGTATTGCCGTCGATGTAGGGAATCGGCTTGTTTTTTTCCATATCGGACAGACCTGCTCGCTCGTAAAACTGTTCCATCCATTGACCGCGGGGCTGCTCCTCCACATTGATGCACAGTTGCAGGATAGACCCGAAACGGGTGCGTCGCTGTGCCATCCCGCCGATTTTCTTTCCGTGAATCGAGAAGTCAAACTCACCAGCGCAATAAGAACCCGTCACCTCGCCGAACTGGATGGCCCCGTAGTCTCTGAGGCCCACGGACAGTATTTCCGTAACAAAGCGGAAAAAGGCGTCGATCGATAGAGATGTGTCCGGCAGCAAACAGGCCAGATTGAGCACGCCCGCATCAAGCGGGACACAGGCGCCGCCGGAAGAACGCAGGACACAGCCGAAGCCCTGGCTGCCGAAGTGGGATAGAGCGCTCTCTAGGCGGGGAAGCTTGGCATCCCGCCGCCCCAGGTAAAGCGCCTTGTCATAGACCCACAGATGCAGGATCGGCGAGGCGTCTTCTCTCTGCATCTCTGCCGCCAAGGCTTCATCGCGGGCCAACGGTTCCAGCGGGCTCTCCCGATACGTGCCCGAATCCATCCATAAAAATGAGCGGTTCACAGTAAATGACATAGGTAACTCCTTCTCGGTCAAGAATCGCTATCATTATAACGCTGTACGCGGTCTATTTCTAGTTTTCTTACAAATACAAATGATTCCGAGAAGAAAAAACCGCTTCCGCGGAAAGCGCGCGAAAGCTCGAACGCGATGCCGACGGAAACGGTTGTGTCCTGCCTGATTATTTCACCAGTTTGAAGCTAAAGTTGTCGAGGGTGGTCAGTTTGCGCGGAGAATCCTCAGTCGCCGCTTTCTGCAGGTAGAGGCCCACCTCCGACCCGTTCAGCTTCAGCTTTTGTTGGCCGAACAGGTATTGATTATTCAGGTAGATCGAAACGCTGTCGTCCTTGACTACGATTTTCAGCTTGTTGGACGAACGCAGCTTGTAGGAGCCAGAGGCGAGAACATCGTAGTCGTCATCCTTGGCGTCCGCTACGCGGGCCAGCACGACCCGATCTTTATTGAGGAAGACGACGTGCGCTTCCCCATCCTTGCCGTTAAAATAGAGACCGCCCAATCCGCTTGTACCGTCAACATTGACGTCCACGGACATTTCATAGCGGTGCTTGTTTGCCTTTTCATCCCAGATCAAAGGCAGGAAGAAATGCTCCAGCTTGCGGTCCTTGGTGACGGCTGTCACTTGATTCAATACAACTCCCCAAGTACCGGTCGCTTTGTCCGTATCCCAGTTTTTCAGGTTCTCGGAGGAGAAGTTATCGGTGACGCTGGTCGGCAGCTCCGGCTCAGGAGTCGGTGCCGGCGGCTTCACGGGAGTCGGGAAAACCACCTTGGTCTCATCGTCTTTTTGCTCCAGCAGTGCACGGAACAGCAGGGAAGCTGCTTCTGCGCGCGTGATCGCGTCTTGCGGACGGTAGTAGTTGTTGCTGCCCTTCATCAGCTCCGTCTGAATAGAGATGGCGATGTAAGGACGGAGAGCCGGAGAGACTTGGTTGTGGTCGCGGAAGCGTTTGAGAACGTCCAGATCTGCTTTGTACGTCTGGTCGTAGCCGAGCAGACGAACGAGAGCGACCGCAATGTCTTCACGGACGGCATACTGATCCGGTTTGTAGGTGTACTTGCCGGAGTCCGACTTGTAGCCGGTCAGGTACGGTTTGGCGTACTCGACATAGTAGAATGCCCAGTGGTTGCGAGGAACGTCCTGGAAGGTCTGGCTCACTTTTTGCGAGTGAATGTCGACGCCCGCCGCTGCGATCATGATTTTGGCAAACTCCGCACGGGTCACCAGGTTGTTGGGACGAAACTTGCCGTCCTCATACCCTTTGATGATGCCCAAAGAGGCCATCGTTTGGATTTCTTTATACGCCCAGTGATTGCGCGGAACATCCGAGAAGGTACTGGAAGCACTGACGAAGGGCACGATGGTGACAAACATCACCATAGCCACGATGAAAGATAGTACTCTTTTCATGGGAACCTCCTGATTTTCATTTATTTTCGTTCGACCTGCTACTATGACGAGAATGGACAGGAAGAAGTTACAGGATAATCGGCCCAATTGGCAAAATTGTGTAGAAAGTCACATCTTTCTTCAGTTTGAAAAAAGTATATGGGACGACATTGTCATTCATGAGCAGGTTTTGTCAAACGCTCGTCCCGCCGACTGCTCGCTGCCGGTTCGAAGTGAAGCCGGACTGCTCCTCTATGACGAATCTTCATAGGAAGTTCTCATTTCCTTTTCGGGATTCACTCCGATATGTGCTATAATCAGGTGTTGTAACAACCTACAAAGACATCTTGCAGATGAGGTGATAGACGGATGACAGGGAAGAAGGAAGCGACACCGGACTTAAAATCCGGGAAGTCAGCGAAAACGGTTGAGGACTTCGCCAAGTATTTTCAACCGCCCTCTTTAAAGGAAGCAAAGAAACGCGGCAAGGAAGAGATCAAAGTACACTACAATTTCGACATTCCCGATGATATGCAAGAGATCGGGAAAGGCAAGCGCTACCATGTGCGCACCTACGGCTGTCAAATGAATGAGCATGACTCGGAGACGATCT
This sequence is a window from Brevibacillus composti. Protein-coding genes within it:
- a CDS encoding YheC/YheD family endospore coat-associated protein encodes the protein MDRVGIMLDWNIMQKGMNGKKSYERLPYYVAIGKELGLRPVFFHPRHVRSNGKVKGYVWNGSQLVPQLQPIPRVIHNRVLTGDPKSRRVIQQLSRNQLVFNGLVVRNKWKVHQLLWKNPKVRAYLPHTVTYAKHQLRQFLDRYRIVYVKPAIGSVGIGVVRIERDGSHYRFISSKQRSVFSRSQLETELSKWIGKKRFLIQQGIPLARYAGNTFDIRVSVQKNRERQWTVSGMVAKVANQKNKLSNLSRGGHALPLRTVLQEMFTQEEQDEIWGKISTAAIELARQYERHYPSLADLGMDMGIDDKGNPYLIEINVRDQRYSFFKAGEIEMFKQTYRRPLEYAWTLLREGFSHGKNQVRLHTQTMAPSVMDS
- the ltrA gene encoding group II intron reverse transcriptase/maturase gives rise to the protein MDLLEKVLSRENLTAALKRVEGNKGAPGIDGVTTEQLRDYLREHWATIRSQIEAGTYRPSPVRRVEIPKPDGGVRLLGIPTVVDRLIQQAILQVLTPVFDSDFSNSSFGFRPGRRAHDAVRKAKQFIEEGYRYVVDIDLEKFFDRVNHDILMSRVARKVKDKRLLKLIRAYLQSGVMVNGVCVTTEEGTPQGGPLSPLLANILLDDLDKELEKRGHRFCRYADDCNIYVRTKRAGQRVKESVERYLTRVLKLKVNQQKSAVDQPYKRKFLGFSFVPGKEARIRLHPKSITRLKERIRQLTNPHWSISMQERIRKLNQYLMGWIGYFALAEAKKHLLRIEEWIRRRLRLCLWTQWKRVRTRYRELRSLGLSHNKALEIANTRKGAWRTTKTPHMHKALGVAYWQQQGLLSLVQRYFKLRQA
- a CDS encoding YkvI family membrane protein produces the protein MQHSWKAALQIAFTYIGTVVGAGFASGKEIVEFFVQYGSQGLVGILLATVLFCWGGVRVMVLSYRIQADSYQDLSTYLFGRPIGTVFHVILLLVLFGTTSVMLAATGAVFWESFGLSPQIGILASMLLIFFVAQKGLRAIHSVNSLFVPLLIGFTALVFLIAKPWLETGPLVEINKPFAWLSSPLYYVALNVALTQAVLVPIGRHSDSEKPLVWGGILGGVGVGLLLLLSYSAMLVRMPSVGQAEMPMIALLQGLGAGIPLIYAVLVYSEIFSTLVANVFGLSEQVKKATGLKRETIVAGILCIGYAISFVGFGPLLRLLYPLFGQLVMLFLLMLAIQQLRRKPA
- a CDS encoding 2-oxoacid:ferredoxin oxidoreductase subunit beta, giving the protein MATLKEFRNNVKPNWCPGCGDFSVQASIQRAAANVGLEPEQLAVVSGIGCSGRISGYINCYGFHGVHGRALPIAQGLKMANRELTVIAAGGDGDGFAIGMGHTVHAIRRNMNITYIVMDNQIYGLTKGQTSPRSATGFVTKSTPAGSIESAISPVELALSVGATFVAQSFSSDLKGLTELIEMGIKHEGFSLINVFSPCVTYNKVNTYDWFKENIVPVDTIEGYDPHDRIKAMAASMQHKGLLTGLIYQNKEQKSYEQLVTGFKEEALATQDIRLSEEDFAKLVAEFA
- the cbpB gene encoding cyclic-di-AMP-binding protein CbpB, which codes for MNLDVPMLYTKMKDLVIASTKVAHVQLGNSLEHALLVLIKSGYSAIPVLDHSYRLHGQVSTTLIMNKILGLERIEYEKMADYTVDEVMTTKIARMKYSEEFMKALELSINHPFICIEDDDGVFQGILTRKSILALVYRHFRQLPFPAVEGQTSSSDAT
- a CDS encoding class I SAM-dependent methyltransferase — its product is MFPNVLEVARTLIRERVSPGETVIDATMGNGNDTMFLAGLVGGEGKVIAYDIQPQAIEKTRERLEREGLLDRVEMRLASHEEMEQVSGSVGAIMFNLGYLPGGNKEITTQAASTVRAIEAGLALLKPGGIMTVMIYWGHPAGQREKEAVVSFCSQLSQMEYLVLHYQYLNQQNQAPFLLGIERRSG
- a CDS encoding acyltransferase, which gives rise to MRSDRKGTFQDLNALFVFGAATVLVIHILGFFLQTQEEYPWNTDIEAILLILLRFGRSLFIFATGMLLFYWYRHRQMDWRAFWLKRWRVIVIPYMIWTAIYTAFKLQTLDPAELAGPFFHSLLTGSAFYHLYYIPLYLQLNLLFFLCKDWVEKYLRFWMVACLFLIQNGIYLLFDYLFTDPQRSIDWSAHPLLSVIQYGYVNSQTFVYMYLFTFALGAYAGLHVDKWRQWTERLRIPAWIIAVGIACWLSARYLYGYASYEESLHIFAPVYLVYTTSFLIAFYPFSRYLSKLPALGGFLSQVAKQNMAIYLVHPLILFLLESYVIFRLNWPVPVLMAVMFLITPPLCIFLYQQTQLSTWKRSRRKKNRRPVYMKTHGA
- a CDS encoding MBL fold metallo-hydrolase, which produces MHLTVLGFQSPYPGPLGATPGYLLQTEGTNLLLDCGSGVLSQLARHLPVYELDALLLSHYHHDHIADVGVLQYGLMVHQIFGQRAKDRPLPIYAPAEPAGKTESLVYREATRFYPVEEESRLTIGDVQISFLRTDHGDGDPCYAMRLDAAGKSIVYGADSGPGTDWSRFASEVDLFICEATYLERTKPAQPNGHLSVKQAAATAEKLGCRSLLLTHLFHEYREEEVRAEAGEYRHGICHVAKIGLQIEV
- a CDS encoding lipoate--protein ligase family protein codes for the protein MSFTVNRSFLWMDSGTYRESPLEPLARDEALAAEMQREDASPILHLWVYDKALYLGRRDAKLPRLESALSHFGSQGFGCVLRSSGGACVPLDAGVLNLACLLPDTSLSIDAFFRFVTEILSVGLRDYGAIQFGEVTGSYCAGEFDFSIHGKKIGGMAQRRTRFGSILQLCINVEEQPRGQWMEQFYERAGLSDMEKNKPIPYIDGNTVGSIASLTGANITVADVKERLQRAIQSEWPIQSVPFAVNERTLEDSRRHLAERLGLFAYTAKELGDPDWRLPL
- a CDS encoding S-layer homology domain-containing protein, translated to MKRVLSFIVAMVMFVTIVPFVSASSTFSDVPRNHWAYKEIQTMASLGIIKGYEDGKFRPNNLVTRAEFAKIMIAAAGVDIHSQKVSQTFQDVPRNHWAFYYVEYAKPYLTGYKSDSGKYTYKPDQYAVREDIAVALVRLLGYDQTYKADLDVLKRFRDHNQVSPALRPYIAISIQTELMKGSNNYYRPQDAITRAEAASLLFRALLEQKDDETKVVFPTPVKPPAPTPEPELPTSVTDNFSSENLKNWDTDKATGTWGVVLNQVTAVTKDRKLEHFFLPLIWDEKANKHRYEMSVDVNVDGTSGLGGLYFNGKDGEAHVVFLNKDRVVLARVADAKDDDYDVLASGSYKLRSSNKLKIVVKDDSVSIYLNNQYLFGQQKLKLNGSEVGLYLQKAATEDSPRKLTTLDNFSFKLVK